Proteins encoded in a region of the Carassius auratus strain Wakin chromosome 21, ASM336829v1, whole genome shotgun sequence genome:
- the LOC113039149 gene encoding lung adenoma susceptibility protein 2-like yields the protein MASEDGLMSPESSVTSLLASSGPLQSSLHPEPVPFIKYRDRHYISASEALDAYITDFQRSLRDAETTTGKLELPKERTKPRPRNRDVLKTSLTDEELVFLNIPVRNRDSDRLSMTTDDLLALPNDGSLPVTRTSALLSRSGSFPMGLSFNSSSRSHSRSSMSHKHSVQSPVTAASRKPRPVDDLLMDSLRSHRQAPPPDIPPANRTLPPRSRHLPRWMTSQKSEMDFSGMSSVPELKYPEWLRQCEGSDGQQSDRPLPHRVPHGWENWKSPVEMLEVSEGSKVMQESRMDPSPSVRAV from the exons ATGGCGTCTGAAGACGGTCTGATGTCTCCCGAGTCGAGTGTGACGTCGCTGCTGGCCTCTTCCGGACCCCTGCAGAGCTCCTTACACCCGGAGCCCGTCCCCTTCATCAAATACAGAGACCGACACTACATCTCTGCGTCTGAGGCGCTGGACGCTTACATCACTGACTTCCAGAGGAGTCTACGAGACGCTGAGACCACGACCGGGAAACTAGAGCTGCCCAAAGAGAGGACAAAACCTCGTCCCAGAAACAGAGACG TGCTGAAGACGAGTTTGACGGATGAAGAGCTGGTCTTCCTGAACATTCCCGTCCGGAACAGAGACTCGGACCGGCTCAGTATGACCACTGATGACCTCCTGGCTCTCCCGAATGACGGCTCTCTCCCCGTGACCCGCACCTCGGCCCTCCTCTCCCGCTCTGGGAGCTTTCCGATGGGATTGAGCTTCAACTCCAGCTCCCGGTCACACTCCCGGTCAAGTATGTCCCATAAACACTCCGTACAGAGTCCAGTTACAGCAGCGAGCAGGAAACCCCGTCCTGTGGATGATTTACTGATGGACAGTTTGCGGTCACACCGTCAAGCTCCTCCCCCTGACATCCCACCAGCCAATCGGACGCTTCCACCCAGATCCAGGCATCTCCCGCGCTGGATGACCAGCCAGAAATCTGAAATGGATTTTTCGGGGATGTCCAGCGTTCCTGAGCTGAAGTATCCGGAGTGGCTGAGACAGTGTGAAGGATCAGACGGCCAGCAGAGCGACCGTCCTCTTCCTCACAGAGTCCCTCATGGGTGGGAGAACTGGAAGAGTCCAGTGGAGATGCTGGAGGTCAGCgaggggtcaaaggtcatgcaGGAGAGCCGTATGGATCCCAGTCCATCGGTCAGAGCAGTCTGA